AATTGTTTCAGCTGAATTCCCTTTCAGTTTCACCAGTTGCTGCATCGCATCATTGAGATAGATGACCATCACGATTCCTGTTTCCACGGCAATACCGAACAGGGCGATAAAGCCCACCGCTACGGCCACAGAGAGGTTCACGCCCCAGAACCAGATCATATAGGCGCCACCGATAAGTGCAAATGGTACGGTAATCAGGCTGAGGAATGCTTCGCGTATGGAATGAAAAGCAAAATAGAGAGAGAAGAAAATAATAACCAGCACCACCGGCGCAATCCATATCAGTGTTTGCTGTCCACGGATAAGGTTCTCATATTGTCCGCTCCATTCGAGGTAGTAGCCGGAAGGCAGTATTCCCCGGGCTTCATTCATCTTGCTGATGGCTTCTTTCACGGTGCTGCCCAGATCGCGGCCACGTACATTGAATAGCACGGATCCACGGAGCATAGCATTCTCAGAGGTGATCATCGGTGGCCCATCCGTGAACTTCACATCTGCCACTGACGACAATGGTACTTCGCCAAAAGAAGGCGACATTACCGGGATACGCCGTATACGTTCTATGCTGTTGCGGTATTCCTGCGCCAGTCTGACGCTGATGGAGAAACGCTGCCGGCCTTCGATCGTATTGCCGATAGGAGCGCCACCCAGTGCAGTTTCCACAGTCTGGTTCACATCATCTACGTTGAGGCCATAGCGGGCCAGGTCGGCGCGGCGCACTGAAATATCGAGGTATTTGCCGCCTGTTACCGGCTCCACATAAAGGTCCGCGATACCAGGAGTGCCTTCCAGGGCTTTTCTCACCCGTTCGGATACAACGGCAATAGAATCGAGTCGTTGCCCGTATACCTTCACGCCAACGTCGGTGCGGATGCCCGTGGCCAGCATGTTGATACGGTTAATGATAGGCTGTGTCCAGCCGTTTACCACACCTGGTATCTGCAGCTTAGCATCAAGTTCATTGATGATATCTTTCTTGGTTTTCCCCTTTCTCCATTCCGATTTAGGCTTCAGCATGATGATGGTTTCGATCATGCTGATAGGCGAGTTATCCGTAGCGGTATTTGCGCGGCCGGCCTTGCCCAGTACCTTGTCTACTTCCGGCACCGATTTGATGATTTTATCCTGTACCTGCAGCAAACGCTTAGCTTCTCCATTGGAGATATCGGGCAGTGTCACCGGCATAAATAATATGCTTTGCTCGTCGAGCGGCGGCATAAATTCGCTGCCCAAACTCTTCAGCAATGGAATTGTAATCACGAGTGCGATCACGTTGATGGCGATAGTTGTTTTGCGCCATTTCAGCACACCGCGGATAACAGGCTCGTAGATCTTTTCGAGTACACGATTCACCGGATTAGCATTATCCGGCCGGAATTTTCCTTTCATAAAAAACGAGATCAGCACGGGCGCCAATGTAATCACCAGCAGCGCATCCACCAGCATGATGAATGTTTTCGTATAGGCGAGCGGGTGAAACAGCTTGCCTTCCTGGCCAGTGAGCATAAAAACAGGCAGGAAAGAAGTGATGATAATGATAGTAGCGAAAAACACTCCCCGCGACACCTGTTTACTGGACTGTTCGATCACCTTCAGTCGTTCTTCTTCGCTGATCCAGTCGGGAGATTTTTTGAATATATTCTTTAGCCAACTCATGATGCGTTACTTATTTTTTTGTTGTTGCTGCCATGCACTATATCTTTCAGACAAGTGTTTATAGGCATTTTCACTCATAATGATTCCATTGTCGACAATCACCCCTATAGCGAGTGCAATACCGGTGAGCGACATAATGTTGGATGAGATACCGAAGGCGTTGAGGAGTATAAAACTGGCAGCCAGGGTGATGGGGATCTGGATAATGATACTGAGTGCACTGCGCCAGTGGAACAGGAACACGATCACTACAACGGATACCACAATCATCTCTTCTATGAGTGTATCCTTAATAGAGTCTACTGATTCTTTAATGAGTGTACCTCTATCGTATACAATATCGAACTTTACCCCATCCGGGAAACCTTTCGCGACCTCCTTCATGCGGACTTTTACCCGGTCGATTACTGCATCGGCATTTTCGCCGTAGCGCATTACTACGATGCCGCCTACACGCTCACCTTCTCCGTTCTGATCGAAGATGCCGAGGCGGGTTTCGCCGGTCATTTGTACAGCGGCTACATCGGCCATGCGGATCGGGATACTGTTCTGTGTTTTGACAGGGATATTTTCTATTTCTTCGATGGATTTAAGATAGCCGGATGTTTTGATGATATACCCGATATCGCTGAGCTCAAATTTGCGGCCGCCTGATTCGTTGTTATTAGTGCGTATAGCATTGATTACATCTGCCACCGACAACCTGTAATAGAGCAGTTTGCCTGGATCCACCGTCACCTGGTATTGTTTCTGGAAGCCGCCGAAGGAGGCGATTTCGCTGACGCCTTCTACATTTTGCAGGGCAAACTTAACGTACCAGTCCTGCAATGCACGTTGCTCCCCGAGGTCCATGCCTGGTGCGTCGAGTGTATACCAGAGTATATGCCCAACGCCGGTTCCATCGGGCCCGAGCTGGGGAGTTACGCCGGTCGGAAGCGTACGGGATACGGTGCTGAGGCGTTCGAGTACTCTTTCCCTGGCCCAGTAGATATCCACATCATCATTGAAAATAACGTAGATAAAACTCATCCCGAACATAGAGGAACCTCTCACATACTTGATCCGGGGGAGGCCCTGCAGATTAGTCACCAGCGGGTAAGTAATCTGATCCTCTATCAACTGAGGGCCGCGGCCCATCCATTCCGTAAAAACGATCACCTGGTTTTCCGAGAGATCGGGGATTGCATCGATCGGGTTCTTCTTCACTGCGAAGATGCCCCATACGAACAGGCCTGCGGCTAGTACCAGCACAATAAACCGGTTACGCAACGACCATTCAATAATGCGATGTACCATATTTGTTGTTTTCAGTAGCTGGCGCGTAAAAGCGCCTGATATATCAAAAAGGGAAAATGTTTGAGGAAGTATGCCACTTACCTCAGCCGGCCGGATACGCCGGAAATTATTTCATTTGAAAGATGAGTAACAGCGCGAAAGAAATTTAGCGCTGCAGGGGTTGACGGGGTTATCAGATGCGGAAAATACAGTTCAGAATATAGGTATGCACCTTACTGCCGGGCGGTGGTGCATTACTGGCCGGAAAAGCTTCTGCCAATACTTTTACTGGTACACGGGGTAGCTCCATATATGCTACCGGAAGTGTCATCGCAGCCAGCTGCATAACATGCTTGGTATTCTCTGCTATTTTCTGGTCTTTGGTTAGTTTGATGGTTTTATGTTCATCCTTGCAGCATTGCTTTTTGCAGGGTTTACCACAATTCTTTTTCTGATCATGGGTAGTCCCACACTTACCGCACGCCGGTTTACCCTTATCGTGCCCCCAGTTCACATCTACCAGCCTGCCCATGCAATAATGCATATGAACGGTAGCGCCCGTAGATGAGCTGATATAGAGCAGGGCTAATATGAGTGCAAGTATTTTCTGCATTTACTGCGAAGTTAGGCGGATTTGGGGGGAGGAGTGTTATATAATTTCAGGAAGATTTATATTTTTTTGAGGAAGGAATGAAAAATGCCAGCAAAGACAGTAGCGAATTTGACCTTCGCCTTAACCATCTTCGCTGGCACTCTTAATCCTTCATCGTTAATCCTTAATTCCTTTCTTCCGCTTTATACCCAGCCTTTTCTATCGCCTGTTTGATTTCGTCTTTACCAGCCTTATCTACAGCTACTGTAAGTATTTTATCGGGGCTCTGCAGGTCTACTTCCCAGTTATCCTGTCCGGCCAGATTATCCAGTGCGGGTGTAACGGCTGCAACGCAACCTGAACATTTGATATTGGTCTTGAATTGTACTGTTTCCATTGTTTATTTATTTTAAAGTTTATAATTGCCCGTTTATTTATTTGTTTGTTTGATAATGTAAAATTACTTCGGGTTGGATGCTTTGCTGTTACACAATTGGCGTTGTCTTTTACATAATATTGGTTAGTCGATTTCTATGGTCACATCACCGGTGAGTGGATAGCTCTGGCAAAGTAGGATCAGGCCATTGTCGAGATCCATTTTCCGGAGAGCGTAATTGGTTGCCATCGTTACTTTCCCGGAGGTAAGGCGGGCCACGCACGCGCCGCAGGTACCAGTACGGCAGGAAAAGGGTAATGGTATCCTGTCGTTAAGAGCGGCTGCCAGTATACTTTCACCGGGATCTACTTCCAGCAGGTTAGTTTGTTCGTAGAAATGCAGCAGCACTTCCTGTGGCTTGTCCGGAAGCACCGGAGCCATATCATTGCCGGCCTTGTCGGCTTCGAACCATTCGAGATAGATCTGTTCTTCCGGCACCTGCATGGCCAGGAGCATCTCCTGGTGCATCTTCATCAGTTCGGCCGGGCCGCAAATGAAGTAATGCACGGCAGTCGGGGGATCGGGTACAGCCGCTTTGATCAGCTTACGGGCCACCAGCTTGTTTATCCTGCCACGAATGAAAGAAGGAGGTGCATCACCGGCATGCTGCGAAAGGGCGTGGTGTATATTCACTTTCCCCGGTTTGCGGCTGGCCCAGGCGTTCAGCGAATCCCGGAAAATAATATCGTTGCCGGAGCGGCTGGAGTAAAGCAGGGTAACAGCAGCATCGGGGAACCGATGTTGAAACGACCGGGCAATAGCGTACAACGGGGTAATACCGCTGCCTCCGGCCAATAACACCAGGTGATCGGTTGGCCGGATGTTATCGGGCAGTATAAACCTGCCATGAGGACCACTAACCTGCCATTCGCTGATAGCCGCGCCGTTATCTACAATATGACTGCTCATCAATCCACCGGGTACTTTTTTCACGGTGATAGCCGGGCGCCCGCCCTCTTCCATCACGGAGCTCAGGGAGTAGGAGCGCGTTACCGGCTCTCCATTGATCCGCAGGGTGATGTTAATAAACTGCCCGCTGCTGTATTCAAATGCAGCTCCGTGGGTATCAAAAAACACGGTCACTGCATCCGGAGTTTCCCTGTTGATGGCAGCAGTTGTCCATATGTATGTATCTGTCATGCTACAATTATTTGGGCCTTCACGAAGGTTGGTGGCCGGAGAGAGATTTTCTCGACTGGCGGATCTCTTTAAAATGAGAAGTATTTAACCCTGTCCGGGCTTTGAATTGGCGGGAAAGATGTGCCACGCTGCTGAATCCCAGCCTGAATGCGATATCGGACAGGGTATCATCTGAATAAACCAGCAGTTCCTTTATCTTTTCGATACGGTATTCGATCATATATTTCTCCAGCGTTATGCCTTCTACGGAAGAGAACACATTACTGACTACTTTATAGTCCTTGTTAAACCTGTTGACTACCAGGTCAGAAAAACGAAAATCAGCAGGGAAATCATAATCACCGGAATAAACTTCTTCCACCAGTCCTTTCAGTTCCCGGACCAGGGCGGTTTTCCTGTCTTCCAATAAAGTAAAACCCAGGGGTTCTAATTTTTTCTTCAGTGCCTCCATATCAGGCATTGTCAGGGCAGAAACCGTGGTAACTTCCCCCAGGCTCACATGGGTAATGGGTAAATTCAATTCTTTCATCACTTCCCGAATGCTCAGGATACACCTGTCGCATACCATTCCTTTGATATAGATTTTATATTCACTTAGCATAAATCCAGGCCTATTTTGACTGATGCAAAGTTGGGATTAAAGCCAGGAAAGGGAATTATACAATTATCCGAATTTATTATAAAATATGCAGAAATAGCGGCTGGCTAACAGCTCTTACCGATAAGCTGACCACACATCAGGTGAGTGCATCGTGGAAGATGATGCCCAGGCTATGCCGCTGGCCGCTGTGCAACGGACTTACACCATGTTTCATATTCACGCGGTAATATCCCCTGCTGCCTTTTACCGGGCGGAAATTAGTGGTAAATATCACCATATCTCCCCGGCCGGGTGTGAGTACATTTGCTTTCGACTGGGCACGTGGTATTTGCTCGGTAATCACGAATTCACCACCGGTATAATCATCTCCCGGTTCATTCAACATAAAAACCATCTGCATGGGAAAATATACTTCCCCATAAAGATCCTGGTGCAGGGTATTGAAACCGCCGGCTGCGTATTTCAGGATGAGAACGGTAGGTTTCATCTGCTGATGTTCCTGGCAGCGTTGCTTCATTGCTTCGTGCGTAAGCGGGAAACGTGTATCCATATCGAGCACTTCCATCCATTTATTGGCTACGGGGGCAATGTAGGGATAGACGGTTTCCCGGAGGGAAGTGATCACCGGCGGCAATGGATAGCTGTAATATTTATACTCTCCCGCCCCGAAGCGATATCGCTCCATGCTGATCGTTTTCCGGTAAGTATCACTGGCATTGTAATCATTGATCAGGGCCTGGCATTCCGCGGGTGTCAGCACCTGTTTTACGGTCACAAATCCATTTTCCGAAAGCGTGGCGGTAATGCTGTGCCAGTCTTGTTTTTTCAGTCGTTCTGTAATTGATAACATGATTTATAATTTCTCCATACAAAGATAAATAGCGGGTAAAGGGCCAGCAACCCGGTTCTTGCGCAAATGGTCAGGGGTGGTATTTTTTGAAAATAGTTTTACCTTCGCAAAAATTTTGTTGGTTAACCAATCTAATCAATAACCCGAATTTAAATTTTAACTAATACAATTATCATCTATTTATGGAAAAAGGAAAACTCCTGCAGGAATACAAGGCTAGCAAAGCTATGTGGGGCGCATATGGATTCTTAATAGGCCTTTTTGTGTTGTTAGCTATTTGCGGTATTTTATTAACCTTCCTGTTGCCCGGCGCTGAATTTGCCGGCAAATTCATTTTTGTTTTTTGCGTGGTAATCGCCATTCTCTTTTATGTGAGTGCCAAAAAGAAAATGAATAATCCGGAATACCTGTTGTATGAAAACGGCGTGGAACGCCAATACAAATCCCAGTCTTATTTTATGCCGCTGTCGGGTTTGCAGGATCTCTTCCTGTTCACCACCGGCAAATCGATGGTAGCCAATAACCTGGCCTTTAAAAGCACCGGGAGCGACGTTTGGGAGCTGATCAGCATACATCACGGAGGTGACCTTGGCGCGTTGATTGTTGCCAACGCCGATAAAAGAAGTGAGTATTTATTACAGCAGATCCGCGAAGGGCAAACAGCACATTTCAACTATATCACCACGGCTACAGCATTGAAGAATTCCTTCACAGCACTGTCTGCACAAACCTTTCTGAATTCCAACACCAAACAGCTGGGGCTGAACAGTCAATACCTGCTGTTAGATGGCACACAATACCCGTTATCGGACCTGCAACCTATACAGCATGCTGCTATGAAGGGCTACATCATCAAAACCCGGGAAGGTAGGGAGATATTTACATTCCGGGAAACCACTCTTTGGAGCTATGCCGTTTTTATTACATTATTTTCCGAACTTACGAAAGATAACGTAACCGTATAAACTAAAACAGTTATCCATGTTGTTCAGGCAGGAACATCTTGACGGAATTAAGTCGGGCCACGTGTCGCTGGCTTTCCGCAAATGGAATAAACCTGTGGTAAAAGCTGGCAGCCAGATTAAAACCAGTGTAGGCGTTATAGAGATAACTTCCGTAACGCCTTACAAGTTAAAGCTGCTTTCGATGAACGACGCCGTCCAGGCCGGATTCCCTGACATTACCTCCCTGAAGAAGGAGCTGGAGAAAAACAGTGGTGCGCAGCTTTACAAGCTACAGGTCCGCTACCAGGCTGCTGATCCCAGGATTGCCCTGCGGGAAAATACCGCGCTCCTCCCAGCCGGCTGGGAGGCTATCACACAGCAATTGGAACGGTTGGATAAATACAGTCGCTCAGGGCCCTGGACCCAGGAAGTACTTCAGCTGATCCGGCATTATCCGGAACAACGGGCCGCCGATCTGGCTGAAAAAATAAACAGGGAGAAAGAATGGTTGAAGCTGAACATTCGTAAACTGAAGAATATGGGGCTTACGATCAGCCATGAAACAGGATACAGCCTGTCTCCATTAGGAATTGCATACCTGGAACAACAGATGGCGGCCGGCAAATCATAACTCCGCACGGGCTGCCTCCCAGCCTATGATCGCGTTTTTACGGGTGCTTCCCCAATGATACTCTCCTATCTCACCGCTGGCCCGGATCACTCTGTGACAAGGAATCAGGAACGCCACCGGATTATTCCCCACCGCTGTACCCACTGCTCTCGATGCGCCCTTATGGCCGGCTTTATCCGCAAGTGTGGCATAGGTGGTGAGTCCTCCTGCCGGCACGGAAAGCAGGGTTTCCCAAACTTTGATCTGGAAATCTGTTCCCTTCAAATGCAGCCTGATCTCGTTGAGTTTACTCCAGTCCTGGTTGAATACAAACAAAGCGTTCTGCTGCACCCTGTCTACGATCTGGGTGTATTGTGCATTGGGGAACATCGCCCTCAAATCTGCCAGTGCCGCGTCGTTACCTTTATCAGCAAAGGCCATATGGCAGATCCCTTTTTCAGTGGATGCTACGATCAGCGTTCCGAACGGACTATCCGCGAAAGAGTAATTGATATGCAGCGAAGCGCCGCCATTCTTGTACTCACCGGGCGTCATCCCTTCAATTTTAACAAACAGATCATGCAACCGGCCGGTACCGGATAATCCTGTTTCAAATGCCGTATCGAACAGCGAAGCATGGGTAGTTTTCAGTATTTCCTTGGCATGCTCCAGGCTGATGTATTGCAGGAACTGTTTAGGCGTTACGCCTGCCCATTGCTGGAACATCCGCTGAAAGTGAAAAGGGCTCAGGTGTACATGCCCTGCCACTTCTTCAAGACTGGGCTGTGATTTGAAGTTTTCCCTGAAAAAAGTAATGGCTTCTGCCACCCTCTTATAATCTAATTCATGTTGTGCTTCCATCTTGCTACATTATTTAATTCATCACAAAAATACCCCGGCCCCATTGCCCTGTCAACCCGGTTCTTGCTGGCTTTCCCAGGTAATCAATGCGCGTTTCCATTCCGGCCCCCAGAAATACGGGCCGAAAGTGCCGTTAGTTCTCACCGCACGATGGCAGGGAATCAGGAAAAAAATCGGATTATCGCCCACGGCAGTACCAGCTGCCCGGGCGTTCCGGCTCTCGCCCGTCAGTGCCGCATAAGATAGCAGCCCGCCCATTGGTATCTGCAGCAGGGTTTTCCACACAGCCAGCTGAAAGGCTGTCGCTTTCAGATGAAACGGCACCGGTAATTTGTGCCCGTCCGGTTCTTCCAGTGCACGAAGTGCCAACTGGTGATGCGGATGTTCCGCCGGCTCAGGGAAAGCACCGGGAAAGCGCTGCTTCAACTCGTCTTCACCAGCATCGGGCTCATTGCTTACCGGGGCAATGCAACAGATGCCCTTAGGAGTAGTGGCGATCATCATCCGCCCAAACCGGGTAGGGTAATTTGCATAATAAATCCGGAGGCCTGCCTTTCTGAATTCATCCGGCGTCAGTGATTCGATGATAAATCCGTTGTGGGTTTCTTTACCCGCCTCCAGGAATGTTGAAGTAGCTGTCATCCTTTCAAGGATCTGAGCCGGAAGGATGGGGGTATGGCTGTGGGAAAGAAACATATGTAAAGAATTACGAATTGGGAATGAAGAATGAAGAACAAAGCGAAGATAGTGAACGAGGATAATATAGAGGGCCCGTTTGTTGCGGTTTTTGAAAGATGCTATTCTTTTTAAAATGTCCTGTAAACAATTATTTTAAAGGATTTTTCAATGTTATCCTCCGCTTTATTTATTTTAGCGACAGAAAATGCTAGAATTTGATAAGGGATAACTCTTATAGTGACCTGGAACTGATAAGCATGTTGAAGAAGGGTGATGTGAACGCTTTTGATCTGCTCTACTCCCGCCACTGGTCTGGTATGTACCAGGCGGCTTATTTTCTTTTAAGGGACCAGGACGCCAGCATGGATATTGTACAGGACATTTTTGTATGGCTTTGGGAGAAGCGCCAGCAGCTGGATATACACGCTGTGCCCGCTTATTTACGCAGTGCAGTCAGGTTTAAAGTAGCCAATTATATTCAATCCGGGAAAATCCGGGAAGATTTTTATGCGGAACTTGCGGATATCACTTTACCGGCAGCGCCGGGCCCGCAGGACCTGCTGGAACTGAATGACCTGAAGGTGATTATCCAACAGGTGATCAGCCAATTGCCTGAAAAATGCCGGGAGATTTTTCTCCTCAGCAGGGATAACAGGCTTACTAATCAGCAAATCGCCGACTTACTCAACATCTCCATTAAAACCGTGGAAGCGCAGAAAACCATTGCGCTGAAACGGATACGCGCGGCTGTAGATCCTCATCTGCTGGCCATGTTACTACTTCCTGTTGTTGCCCACTGTCATTGACAGATTTTTTTTAAAAAATTTGGATTCCTTTTAAGGGTATCCTCTTTCAGGATTGCCTATGTATAGGACAGTCGCCATATGACGAGGGAAGAAATAACGATACTAACAGAAAAAGTTGTATCCGGAACCGCCACAGACGCGGAATTGATACAATACAACCAGTTATTCAACGCATTCATGCAACAGAATACCTGGGATGAAACGGTATTCGGGGATAAAGCATCAATAGAGGCTACTATCCGTCAGCGGCTCCAGCCGATGCTGGAACGCGGGAAGGTGCGGCCGATGAGGGTATGGTACAAACGAACCGCTGCCGCTGCTGCGCTGGTGCTGTTAATGAGTATTGGTTATTTCTTTTATAAGCACAGCACTACCGAAAAACTATTACCGCAATCCGAGCGATTCCGCAATGATATCAAAGCGCCCACGGGTAATCATGCCATGCTGACCCTCAGCAACGGCAGGCAAATATTGCTGGACAGCGCCGGCAGCGGCACGCTCGCCGTACAGGGCCAGGTAAGCGTTTCGAAAGGCGCCAACGGGCAGATCGTTTACCACGGCGTTGGTAGTACCAGCAGTCTTAATACCATCCAGCTGCCTGCCGGCAGCCAACCACTGTCGATCGTACTGGCCGATGGTACGAAGGTTTGGCTCGATGCGGGTTCGTCTCTTACCTATCCTACAACGTTCAATGGCAACAACCGCACCGTCACCGTAGCAGGACAGGCATATTTCGAAGTAGCTGCCAACAGCAATCAGCCCTTCAGTGTAAAGGCGGGCAACAGCTCGGTGGATGTATTGGGCACGGCTTTCAACCTGCGGATCTTTCAGGACGAAGGTAAGCTGAAAGTTACCCTGGTAGGCGGTGCGGTGAAAGTTAATACACCGGCTGCATCGCAGTTGCTGCGTCCTGGCGAACAGGCCATACTGGAGCACAACGGTAAATTGCAAATAGATACGAATGCAGATCTGGAAGAAGCACTGGCCTGGAAAGAAGGAATGTTTTATTTCGATGGCGCGGATATCAGCACCATTATGTCGGAGTTGCAACGATACTATAATGTAGAAGTGATCTACCAGGCAGATGTTAAAGACCTGTTTATAGCTAAGATCCCGAGAGATGTACCGGTATCTCAGTTATTGAGTTTGCTGGAGATGACCAATCTCGTACACTTTAAAATTGACGGACGGAGAATTACCGTGATCAAATAATTGTGCACCAGACTATATATACATATGTAAGTGCCACCAGACTTACCGGCAGGGAAAGTATTATCTGAATCTAACCGCAATAGAATAGCGGCATTATTATTAATCAAAAATCAACCAAAGATGCTTGTAAAAAAGCTAATGAGCATGCTATGCCTGCCATCATGGGCCGCTGGAAGATCGGGAACCGCCTATATCCGTATATGCCTGCTTTCCGGATGCCTGTTGATGGCCAGCCAGACTTTTGCACAAAAGGTGACCATGCATATGAGAGCCGGTGCCCTCGTAAATGCTTTCAGGGAAATTGAAAAGCAAACTGGCTGTAGTTTTATCTATGGCAAGAGCCACCTGAACAAGGCGGTTCCTGTGAACATCGCTGTAAAAAATCAGGAACTGGACGAGGTATTGAAAGAACTTTTCAATCATCAGCCGCTTACCTTTTCGCGGTCGGGGAAGTTTATTGCTGTGCGATTTAAAAACGAATCTGATGCCGGTGTGAAACAGGTCAACAATGCGGTCATCGTCAGGGGGCTGGTCACCGATGCCAAAGGTACTCCCCTGCCTTCTGTTTCTGTGGTAATACCAGGCACACCGTTCGGGGCGATGACCAACGAAAAGGGAGAATATATGCTTCCGCGCGCGCCTGTTGATGCGGTGTTGTTATTTTCCTATGTTTCGTACGAACAGCAGCGGATACCACTGAATGGCCGTACTATCGTGAACGTTACACTAAACGAACAAACAAAGTCGCTGGATGAAGCGGTGATCATCGGTTACGGCACTACTACCAAACGTATGAATACCGGCTCTGTGAGCAGCATCACCGCACAGGAAATCGGGAAGCAGCCGGTAGCCAACCCGCTGGCAACATTGCCTGGCCGTATTCCTGGTATGCAAATCACCCAGCAAAACGGACTGCCCGGAAGTGCAGCAGTGGTGCAGATCCGCGGTCAGGGTTCCATGAGCTATGGTACACTGCCTCTTTACGTAATTGATGGTGTGCCATTCAGCGCCTACACCGGCGGCTATCCACCTTCCGATAATCTTAACACTTATGGTGCCAGCGGTGCCAATGGCGGTATCAGTCCTTTCAGTATGATCAACCCGGATGATATTGAGCGTATAGATGTATTGAAAGATGCAGACGCAACGGCTATCTATGGCGCAAGGGGCGCCAACGGCGTAATCCTCATTACCACTAAAAAAGGTAAAACCGGAAAAACAAGGATTAACGCTAACGTATATACGGGAACAGGAAAGGTATCACGGTTTATTCCCATGATGAATACACAGCAATACCTGGATCTGAGAAAAGAAGCGTTCAAAAATGACGGCCTTACTCCTACTACAGCCAATGCACCGGAACTCACCGTCTGGGATCAGACAGCGTATACCGACTGGCAACGTTTCCTCGCAGGAGGTACCGCTCACAGCACAGATGCACAGGCTTCCATATCAGGTGGAGATACCCACACTCACTTCCTGCTCAGTGGCGGATATCATAAGGAAACTACGGTGTATCCCGGTAACTTCAACGATCAGCGAATCACCGGACGTCTCTCCGCCGATCACACATCTTCCAACAATAAATTCTATGCGGCTGTTACTGCTAATTATTCAAACGACAAAACCATACTGCCGGTAGCGGACATGATAGCCATGTACAACCTGCCTCCCAATATGCCTTTGTATGATAAAGATGGTAAACTGGTATGGTCGCAGGGATTCAACAATCCCATAGCGTTGCTGCAACGCAAGTATAACGGCAACACCGGTAACTTCATGGCCAACGGCAATTTGCGTTACACCATCATCAAAAACCTGAACTTCAAAGTAAACCTGGGCTTTACGAACACACAGCTGGATCAGAATGCAGGACTGCCGGCATCTACACAGAATCCGGTCAACAACCCCACTACTTCTGCCACCTTCGCCAATGGCAAAACACAGAACTATATTGTGGAACCTACACTGGATTACAGCTATGGTATGAAGAACGGGCGGCTCAATCTGATGGTAGGTGGTACTTACCAGAGAAGCCTGTCGACCAGCATGAGCATCAGCGGTCAGAACTACAGCAACGAAGCACTGATTGGCTCACTGACCGGCGCCGGATTGATTACGCTTAATTCCAGCAATTACTTCGATTATAAATATGCCTCTTTATTCGGCCGCGTGAATTACAGCTATCTGGAAAAATACCTGCTGAATGTTACCTTTCGCAGGGATGCTTCTTCCAGGTTCGGTCCTGATAATATTTTCGGAAACTTCGGCGCTGTAGGCGCTGCCTGGATCTTCAG
The genomic region above belongs to Chitinophaga sp. 180180018-3 and contains:
- a CDS encoding heavy-metal-associated domain-containing protein, with amino-acid sequence METVQFKTNIKCSGCVAAVTPALDNLAGQDNWEVDLQSPDKILTVAVDKAGKDEIKQAIEKAGYKAEERN
- a CDS encoding ferredoxin--NADP reductase, with translation MTDTYIWTTAAINRETPDAVTVFFDTHGAAFEYSSGQFINITLRINGEPVTRSYSLSSVMEEGGRPAITVKKVPGGLMSSHIVDNGAAISEWQVSGPHGRFILPDNIRPTDHLVLLAGGSGITPLYAIARSFQHRFPDAAVTLLYSSRSGNDIIFRDSLNAWASRKPGKVNIHHALSQHAGDAPPSFIRGRINKLVARKLIKAAVPDPPTAVHYFICGPAELMKMHQEMLLAMQVPEEQIYLEWFEADKAGNDMAPVLPDKPQEVLLHFYEQTNLLEVDPGESILAAALNDRIPLPFSCRTGTCGACVARLTSGKVTMATNYALRKMDLDNGLILLCQSYPLTGDVTIEID
- a CDS encoding AraC family transcriptional regulator, producing the protein MLSEYKIYIKGMVCDRCILSIREVMKELNLPITHVSLGEVTTVSALTMPDMEALKKKLEPLGFTLLEDRKTALVRELKGLVEEVYSGDYDFPADFRFSDLVVNRFNKDYKVVSNVFSSVEGITLEKYMIEYRIEKIKELLVYSDDTLSDIAFRLGFSSVAHLSRQFKARTGLNTSHFKEIRQSRKSLSGHQPS
- a CDS encoding 2OG-Fe(II) oxygenase codes for the protein MLSITERLKKQDWHSITATLSENGFVTVKQVLTPAECQALINDYNASDTYRKTISMERYRFGAGEYKYYSYPLPPVITSLRETVYPYIAPVANKWMEVLDMDTRFPLTHEAMKQRCQEHQQMKPTVLILKYAAGGFNTLHQDLYGEVYFPMQMVFMLNEPGDDYTGGEFVITEQIPRAQSKANVLTPGRGDMVIFTTNFRPVKGSRGYYRVNMKHGVSPLHSGQRHSLGIIFHDALT
- a CDS encoding methylated-DNA--[protein]-cysteine S-methyltransferase, which encodes MEAQHELDYKRVAEAITFFRENFKSQPSLEEVAGHVHLSPFHFQRMFQQWAGVTPKQFLQYISLEHAKEILKTTHASLFDTAFETGLSGTGRLHDLFVKIEGMTPGEYKNGGASLHINYSFADSPFGTLIVASTEKGICHMAFADKGNDAALADLRAMFPNAQYTQIVDRVQQNALFVFNQDWSKLNEIRLHLKGTDFQIKVWETLLSVPAGGLTTYATLADKAGHKGASRAVGTAVGNNPVAFLIPCHRVIRASGEIGEYHWGSTRKNAIIGWEAARAEL
- a CDS encoding methylated-DNA--[protein]-cysteine S-methyltransferase, whose translation is MFLSHSHTPILPAQILERMTATSTFLEAGKETHNGFIIESLTPDEFRKAGLRIYYANYPTRFGRMMIATTPKGICCIAPVSNEPDAGEDELKQRFPGAFPEPAEHPHHQLALRALEEPDGHKLPVPFHLKATAFQLAVWKTLLQIPMGGLLSYAALTGESRNARAAGTAVGDNPIFFLIPCHRAVRTNGTFGPYFWGPEWKRALITWESQQEPG
- a CDS encoding RNA polymerase sigma-70 factor; amino-acid sequence: MIRDNSYSDLELISMLKKGDVNAFDLLYSRHWSGMYQAAYFLLRDQDASMDIVQDIFVWLWEKRQQLDIHAVPAYLRSAVRFKVANYIQSGKIREDFYAELADITLPAAPGPQDLLELNDLKVIIQQVISQLPEKCREIFLLSRDNRLTNQQIADLLNISIKTVEAQKTIALKRIRAAVDPHLLAMLLLPVVAHCH